The Nitratidesulfovibrio sp. SRB-5 genome includes a window with the following:
- a CDS encoding substrate-binding periplasmic protein, translated as MMLPWGLLTHRAMAALRRLVVLVLTLLVHPAAGSAASPVVLCNDEHFPLSYRNDAGRPAGLYPEILREAVRRSGVQLDIRVVPWTRALRALETGEAALGGVFSTTRARGQWRVSLPLHLERIVAVLPQESAIAAARVADLKPYRICIVEGWNYGPPLDGAQMDGGWNLDPAPSEALCLRKLEAGRVQVALVGEAAALRLPDPAMPTRLRTMPVGLELPVHVFWPFTVPDETVRRMDVALRHMDEDGTLRRIVQHYLEP; from the coding sequence ATGATGCTGCCATGGGGTTTACTGACGCACCGCGCCATGGCGGCCTTGCGAAGGCTCGTGGTTCTGGTGCTGACGCTGCTGGTGCATCCGGCGGCGGGCAGTGCTGCGTCTCCCGTGGTGTTGTGCAACGACGAGCATTTTCCCCTTTCCTACCGTAACGACGCCGGACGGCCCGCCGGGCTGTATCCGGAAATCCTGCGCGAGGCAGTGCGCCGGTCCGGCGTGCAACTGGACATTCGCGTGGTCCCGTGGACGCGCGCGCTGCGTGCCCTGGAAACGGGAGAGGCGGCCCTTGGCGGCGTCTTTTCCACCACCCGCGCACGCGGGCAGTGGCGGGTCAGCCTGCCCCTGCATCTGGAGCGCATCGTGGCCGTGCTGCCGCAGGAATCCGCGATTGCCGCCGCCCGTGTGGCCGATTTGAAGCCGTATCGCATCTGCATCGTGGAAGGGTGGAACTACGGGCCGCCGCTTGACGGTGCCCAGATGGACGGTGGCTGGAACCTGGACCCCGCGCCCAGCGAGGCACTGTGCCTGCGCAAGCTTGAGGCGGGCCGGGTGCAGGTGGCGCTGGTGGGCGAGGCTGCGGCCCTGCGCCTGCCGGACCCCGCCATGCCCACACGCCTGCGCACCATGCCCGTGGGGCTGGAACTGCCGGTGCACGTGTTCTGGCCGTTCACCGTGCCGGACGAGACGGTGCGCCGCATGGACGTGGCCCTGCGCCACATGGACGAGGACGGCACCCTGCGCCGCATCGTGCAGCACTACCTGGAGCCGTGA
- the mqnC gene encoding cyclic dehypoxanthinyl futalosine synthase, with amino-acid sequence MPGGSSLGESADVRAVAAKVLEGQRLTRADADLLYDHAGLHTLGHLAHAVRLRKHPQPVVTYVADRNINYSNICVCACRFCAFFRAPGHPEGYVLSREELGRKIEETLALGGTQILLQGGHHPDLPLSFYEGMIGWIRDTYPTIHIHAFSPPEIVFFAELEKITVAEVITRLRAAGLHSIPGGGAEILVDEVRTQVSPNKCSAARWLGVMEEAHAQGLRTTATMMFGHEEQPRHRLDHLFAVREVQDRTGGFTAFIPWTFQPAHTNIHRDPEPAPAYLRLLALSRLVLDNVDNVQASWVTMGPQVAQLALYFGANDFGSLMIEENVVAAAGVSFSLSRREIHNCIRAAGFTPVQRTMNYTPVSPQPVVEGEIQG; translated from the coding sequence ATGCCGGGCGGCTCGTCCCTTGGTGAATCCGCGGACGTACGCGCCGTCGCCGCAAAGGTGCTGGAAGGCCAGCGCCTTACCCGCGCCGATGCCGACCTGCTGTACGACCACGCCGGGCTGCACACCCTGGGGCATCTGGCCCACGCCGTGCGCCTGCGCAAGCATCCGCAGCCCGTGGTCACCTACGTGGCCGACCGCAACATCAACTATTCCAACATCTGCGTGTGCGCCTGCCGCTTCTGCGCCTTTTTCCGCGCCCCCGGCCACCCCGAGGGCTACGTGCTGAGCCGCGAGGAACTGGGCAGAAAGATAGAAGAGACCCTGGCCCTTGGCGGCACCCAGATACTGCTGCAGGGCGGGCACCACCCCGATCTGCCCCTGTCGTTCTACGAAGGCATGATCGGCTGGATCCGCGACACCTACCCCACCATCCACATCCACGCCTTTTCGCCGCCCGAAATCGTCTTTTTCGCGGAGCTCGAAAAGATCACCGTGGCCGAGGTCATCACCCGGCTGCGTGCCGCCGGGCTGCATTCCATCCCCGGCGGCGGCGCGGAAATCCTGGTGGACGAGGTGCGCACGCAGGTTTCGCCCAACAAGTGTTCCGCCGCGCGCTGGCTGGGCGTCATGGAAGAAGCCCACGCTCAGGGACTGCGCACCACCGCCACCATGATGTTCGGCCACGAGGAGCAGCCCCGCCACCGTCTGGACCACCTGTTCGCCGTGCGCGAGGTGCAGGACCGCACCGGCGGGTTCACCGCGTTCATCCCCTGGACCTTCCAGCCCGCGCACACCAACATCCACCGCGACCCGGAACCCGCGCCCGCGTACCTGCGCCTGCTGGCCCTGTCGCGCCTAGTGCTGGACAACGTGGACAACGTGCAGGCCTCGTGGGTGACCATGGGGCCGCAGGTGGCCCAGCTGGCCCTGTACTTCGGCGCCAACGACTTCGGCTCGCTGATGATCGAGGAAAACGTGGTGGCCGCCGCAGGCGTCAGCTTCAGCCTCTCGCGCCGCGAAATCCACAACTGCATCCGCGCCGCCGGGTTCACCCCCGTGCAACGCACCATGAACTACACCCCCGTGTCGCCCCAACCCGTGGTGGAAGGGGAAATACAGGGGTAA
- a CDS encoding nucleotide exchange factor GrpE, whose protein sequence is MPPSNAFKDNVEISPEAEALRTEADASSRHQAAGAGSPMVIDDDALREQCAVRLCPECPERADADEQRLRALAEMDNFKKRLQREKDDQVRYAAEVVLADLLPTLDNLDLALQYGRGNAACKDMLIGVEMTQRLLLDALKRHGLEPVGEAGEPFSPEIHEAIGAEVRPDLPENTVCALMQRGYRLKERLLRPAKVAVSRPE, encoded by the coding sequence ATGCCCCCCAGCAATGCGTTCAAGGACAATGTGGAGATCAGCCCCGAGGCAGAGGCCCTGCGTACCGAGGCCGATGCGTCTTCGCGGCACCAGGCCGCCGGTGCGGGTTCCCCCATGGTGATTGACGATGACGCCCTGCGCGAACAGTGCGCGGTCCGGCTGTGCCCGGAATGTCCCGAACGGGCCGATGCCGACGAGCAGCGCCTGCGCGCCCTGGCGGAAATGGACAATTTCAAGAAGCGGTTGCAGCGCGAAAAGGACGACCAGGTGCGCTACGCCGCCGAAGTGGTGCTGGCGGACCTGCTGCCCACCCTGGACAACCTGGATCTGGCCCTGCAATACGGGCGCGGCAACGCGGCCTGCAAGGACATGCTGATCGGCGTGGAAATGACCCAGAGGCTGCTGCTGGACGCGCTGAAGCGCCACGGCCTGGAGCCCGTGGGCGAGGCGGGCGAACCGTTCAGCCCGGAAATCCACGAGGCCATCGGCGCCGAAGTGCGCCCCGACCTGCCGGAAAACACCGTGTGTGCCCTGATGCAGCGCGGCTACCGGCTGAAGGAGCGCCTGCTGCGGCCCGCCAAGGTTGCGGTAAGCCGTCCGGAATAG
- the mqnE gene encoding aminofutalosine synthase MqnE encodes MLDAAHYARLGLGTAFEKVMEGARLSPEEGLALFHCPDITAVGALAHHARTRLHGDRTYYVLNRHVNYTNICVNGCLFCAFQRERGQAGSFALTPDDILHRVLDDRGTPFSEVHIVDGCHPDLGLAWFEDVIRRIRKARPQSIVKAFTGVEIAHFAAMEGISTLDVLRRLQDAGLAMMPGGGAEIFAPEVRTRICPRKATADEWLRVAGEAHSLGIRTNCSMLYGHIETFEHRVDHLCRLREQQDKSGGFTCFIPLPFLTENSLLKLPPERVGEHVGLDRLRTVAVSRLMLDNIPHVKAYWVMMGVKMAQTALYFGADDLDGTIVEERIGHDAGADSAQSLTVPELELMIRRSGFTPVRRDSHFNPVADPDAIRNDDGHGPECDTDHAATPEVRA; translated from the coding sequence ATGCTCGACGCTGCCCATTACGCCCGCCTGGGCCTTGGGACCGCCTTCGAAAAGGTGATGGAAGGCGCGCGCCTTTCGCCCGAAGAGGGTCTGGCGCTGTTCCACTGCCCGGACATCACCGCCGTGGGGGCCCTGGCCCACCACGCGCGCACCCGCCTGCACGGCGACAGAACCTATTACGTGCTCAACCGGCACGTCAATTACACCAACATCTGCGTCAACGGCTGCCTGTTCTGCGCCTTTCAGCGCGAACGCGGGCAGGCCGGTTCCTTCGCCCTGACGCCAGACGACATCCTGCACCGCGTGCTGGACGACAGGGGCACCCCGTTCTCCGAGGTGCACATCGTGGACGGCTGCCACCCGGACCTTGGCCTTGCCTGGTTCGAGGACGTCATCAGACGGATTCGCAAGGCCCGCCCCCAGAGCATCGTCAAGGCGTTCACCGGGGTGGAAATCGCCCACTTCGCCGCCATGGAAGGCATCTCCACGCTGGACGTGCTGCGCCGCCTGCAGGACGCGGGCCTGGCCATGATGCCCGGCGGCGGCGCCGAAATCTTTGCGCCCGAAGTACGCACAAGAATCTGCCCGCGCAAGGCCACGGCGGACGAATGGCTGCGTGTGGCGGGCGAGGCGCATTCCCTCGGCATCCGCACCAACTGCTCCATGCTGTACGGGCACATCGAGACCTTCGAGCACCGCGTGGACCACCTGTGCCGCCTGCGCGAGCAGCAGGACAAGTCCGGCGGGTTCACCTGCTTCATCCCCCTGCCCTTCCTGACGGAAAACAGCCTGCTCAAGCTCCCGCCCGAACGGGTGGGCGAGCACGTGGGCCTCGACCGGCTGCGCACCGTGGCCGTCAGCCGCCTGATGCTGGACAACATTCCCCACGTGAAGGCCTACTGGGTGATGATGGGCGTCAAGATGGCCCAGACCGCCCTGTACTTCGGGGCCGACGACCTGGACGGCACCATCGTCGAGGAACGCATCGGCCACGACGCCGGGGCCGATTCCGCCCAGTCGCTCACCGTGCCCGAACTGGAACTGATGATCCGCCGCTCCGGCTTCACCCCGGTGCGCCGCGACTCGCACTTCAACCCGGTGGCCGACCCGGACGCCATCCGGAACGACGACGGGCATGGCCCCGAATGCGATACAGACCACGCCGCAACGCCGGAGGTCCGGGCATGA
- a CDS encoding TusE/DsrC/DsvC family sulfur relay protein yields MAEVTYKGKSFEVDEDGFLLRFDDWSTEWVEFVKESEGIADITPDHQKIIDFLQDYYKKNGIAPMVRILSKNTGFKLKEIYELFPSGPGKGACKMAGLPKPTGCV; encoded by the coding sequence ATGGCTGAAGTCACTTACAAGGGCAAGAGCTTCGAAGTCGATGAAGACGGCTTCCTTCTTCGCTTTGATGACTGGAGCACCGAGTGGGTTGAATTCGTGAAGGAATCCGAAGGTATCGCGGACATCACCCCCGATCACCAGAAGATCATCGACTTCCTGCAGGACTACTACAAGAAGAACGGCATCGCCCCGATGGTTCGTATCCTCTCCAAGAACACCGGCTTCAAGCTGAAGGAGATCTACGAACTGTTCCCCTCCGGCCCCGGCAAGGGCGCCTGCAAGATGGCCGGCCTGCCCAAGCCCACCGGCTGCGTGTAG
- a CDS encoding 1,4-dihydroxy-6-naphthoate synthase, protein MSSQTPHTPADTQSTSPTPSRTLSLGISPCPNDTYIFHALAKGCIPLPCGFDLFMADVEVLNGRARAGTLDVTKLSLAAMAHVLDDYVLLNAGAALGRGCGPLLVAREPLSPADLAGARVAIPGRMTTANLLLSLHDVLHGPREEMVFDQVMPAVASGKADCGLVIHEGRFTYGGYGLHCVLDLGQWWESAYGLPLPLGAIAARRDLGEATILAVQDAIRRSLEYANANPAASRGWIREHAQEMSDEVTDSHIRTFVNDFSLDLRDEGRAAIRALLEKAAAISGGAGRGLPDLPLFA, encoded by the coding sequence ATGTCTTCGCAGACCCCGCACACCCCGGCAGATACCCAGTCCACGTCGCCCACCCCGTCGCGCACCCTGTCGCTGGGCATTTCGCCCTGCCCCAACGACACGTACATCTTCCACGCCCTGGCCAAGGGATGCATTCCGCTGCCCTGCGGATTCGACCTGTTCATGGCCGACGTGGAGGTGCTGAATGGCCGCGCCCGCGCGGGCACGCTGGACGTGACCAAGCTGTCGCTGGCGGCCATGGCCCACGTGCTGGACGACTACGTGCTGCTCAATGCCGGGGCGGCGCTGGGGCGCGGCTGCGGGCCGCTGCTGGTGGCGCGCGAGCCGTTGTCCCCCGCCGACCTGGCCGGGGCGCGGGTGGCCATACCGGGGCGCATGACCACGGCCAACCTGCTGCTTTCCCTGCACGACGTGCTGCACGGCCCGCGCGAGGAAATGGTGTTCGACCAGGTCATGCCCGCCGTGGCTTCCGGCAAGGCCGACTGCGGGCTGGTCATCCACGAAGGGCGCTTCACCTACGGCGGCTACGGCCTGCACTGCGTGCTGGACCTGGGCCAGTGGTGGGAATCCGCCTACGGGCTGCCCCTGCCGCTGGGAGCCATTGCCGCGCGGCGCGACCTGGGCGAGGCCACCATCCTCGCCGTGCAGGACGCCATCCGGCGCAGCCTGGAATACGCCAACGCCAACCCGGCGGCCTCGCGCGGGTGGATACGCGAACATGCCCAGGAAATGTCCGACGAGGTCACGGACAGCCACATCCGCACCTTCGTGAACGACTTCAGCCTGGACCTGCGCGACGAGGGGCGCGCCGCCATTCGGGCGCTGCTGGAAAAGGCCGCAGCCATCTCTGGCGGCGCAGGCAGGGGCCTGCCCGATCTGCCTCTGTTCGCCTGA
- a CDS encoding DMT family transporter → MSTHRSPCLDAGGLLRVAGGGVLISFSAVFVKLVHVGPSQSAFYRMFFGGLALLCVALARRERLRARSGVWAVMVGAAVLFALDLECWHRGILLIGPGLATIIGNFQVFFIAIAGALLLGEKLSARHMAAIPLALVGLWLLLGVSPAELLPTSTAGGLVVGDSLAGVGYGFATALFYTGFILLLRQSRGMAGMLSPVANMAVISLACAAVSGAGILARGDSFAIADAASGGYLMAYGVLCQGVGWVLLSTGLPRLPASLAGLVMLVQPALSFVWDILVFKRPTDGWGMAGAGIALFAIWLGLSGASGASGGAGARVCRPGELEDAPNTAPPDAAPHEDE, encoded by the coding sequence ATGAGTACACACCGTTCCCCCTGCCTTGATGCGGGAGGGCTGCTGCGCGTTGCCGGGGGCGGCGTGCTTATCAGCTTTTCCGCCGTGTTCGTGAAGCTGGTGCATGTGGGGCCCAGCCAGTCGGCCTTCTACCGCATGTTCTTCGGCGGGCTGGCCCTGCTGTGCGTGGCCCTGGCCCGGCGCGAACGGCTGCGCGCGCGGTCCGGCGTGTGGGCGGTGATGGTGGGCGCCGCCGTGCTGTTCGCGCTGGATCTGGAGTGCTGGCACCGGGGCATCCTGCTCATCGGGCCGGGGCTGGCCACCATCATCGGAAATTTCCAGGTCTTCTTCATCGCCATTGCCGGGGCGCTGCTGCTGGGCGAAAAGTTGTCCGCGCGGCACATGGCGGCCATTCCGCTGGCCCTGGTCGGGCTGTGGCTGCTGCTGGGCGTCAGTCCGGCGGAACTGCTGCCCACCTCGACGGCTGGCGGGCTGGTGGTGGGCGATTCGCTGGCCGGGGTGGGCTACGGCTTTGCCACGGCGCTGTTCTACACCGGGTTCATCCTGCTGCTGCGCCAGTCGCGCGGCATGGCGGGCATGCTTTCGCCGGTGGCCAACATGGCCGTCATTTCGCTGGCCTGCGCGGCGGTAAGCGGCGCGGGCATCCTGGCGCGGGGCGACAGCTTTGCCATTGCCGATGCGGCCAGCGGCGGCTACCTGATGGCCTATGGCGTGCTGTGTCAGGGCGTGGGCTGGGTGCTGCTGTCCACCGGGCTGCCGCGCCTGCCCGCCTCGCTGGCGGGGCTGGTGATGCTGGTGCAGCCCGCGCTGTCGTTCGTGTGGGACATCCTGGTGTTCAAGCGGCCCACGGACGGATGGGGCATGGCCGGGGCGGGGATTGCCCTGTTCGCCATCTGGCTGGGCCTGTCTGGTGCGTCTGGTGCTTCTGGTGGTGCGGGCGCGCGGGTATGCCGCCCGGGCGAACTGGAAGATGCCCCGAACACGGCGCCGCCCGACGCGGCACCGCATGAGGACGAATGA
- a CDS encoding menaquinone biosynthetic enzyme MqnA/MqnD family protein — translation MNKATTTPSSCARPLRLGRIGYLNVLPIYHPLESGIIQHEYELVAGPPAVLNNMMARGDLHVSANSSVEYAHRPQNYLLVPDLAIGSRGPVQSVLLLSRRPVEDLADQPVLVSAETHTSAALLRLLFRDYYKFPVRYEVGSATGRIASGNPPEAFLAIGDEALRLRNHPEFPYRLDLGEAWRQWTGLPFVFGVWVVSRAAAASGCFTSDPCELLQRARNWGELHMDVILDLTLQGCPLTREELRQYYHGLVFHMGFPEMEGLRLFYHRLAEAGEIPAAPELEFFSM, via the coding sequence ATGAACAAAGCCACCACCACGCCGTCGTCATGCGCGCGCCCGCTGCGTCTGGGCCGCATCGGGTACCTGAACGTGCTGCCCATCTACCACCCGCTGGAGTCGGGCATCATCCAGCACGAGTACGAGCTGGTGGCCGGGCCGCCCGCGGTGCTGAACAACATGATGGCGCGCGGCGACCTGCACGTGTCGGCCAATTCGTCGGTGGAGTATGCGCACAGGCCGCAGAACTACCTGCTGGTGCCGGACCTTGCCATCGGCAGCCGGGGGCCGGTGCAGAGCGTGCTGCTGCTTTCGCGCCGCCCGGTGGAAGACCTGGCCGACCAGCCGGTGCTGGTCAGCGCCGAGACGCACACCTCTGCCGCGCTGCTGCGCCTGCTGTTCCGCGACTACTACAAGTTTCCGGTGCGTTACGAGGTGGGTTCGGCCACCGGGCGCATCGCGTCGGGCAACCCGCCGGAGGCGTTCCTGGCCATCGGCGACGAGGCCCTGCGCCTGCGCAACCACCCGGAGTTTCCGTACCGGCTGGACCTGGGCGAGGCGTGGCGACAATGGACCGGCCTGCCCTTCGTGTTCGGGGTGTGGGTGGTCAGCCGGGCGGCGGCGGCTTCGGGATGCTTCACCAGCGACCCGTGCGAACTGTTGCAGCGCGCCCGCAACTGGGGCGAACTGCACATGGACGTGATCCTCGACCTGACCTTGCAGGGCTGCCCGCTGACCCGCGAGGAACTGCGCCAGTACTACCACGGCCTGGTCTTCCACATGGGCTTTCCGGAAATGGAAGGGCTGCGCCTGTTCTACCACCGGCTGGCCGAGGCGGGCGAAATACCCGCCGCGCCGGAACTGGAATTCTTCAGCATGTAG
- the rny gene encoding ribonuclease Y, with product MGLIEIIYVVVGAIIGAASGYALHRYISSKRIADANELAKRIVEEARKEAQAQKKEILLQGQDEIFHQKRELEHEFKERERELKARDRKMQEQGERLEEKLEKATEKEHEVLAAEKELTRRERHLADMEEQISSRIDEQERRLQEISGLTAEEAKSRLFEDIESRTRHEAAKMIRLIETESKETADRKAKEIIANAIQRYAGDYVGEQTVTAVTLPSEDMKGRIIGREGRNIRALEAATGVDLIIDDTPETVILSAYSPLRRQVAKMALERLIQDGRIHPARIEDIVRKCEQELEVQIREVGEQATFDAGVHGIHPDIVRLLGQLKYRTSFSQNVLQHSLEVAALCGMMAAELGMDIKKAKRAGLLHDIGKAVDHEVEGPHAIIGSDIAKKYNESKEIIHAIAAHHEDTPPKSALAVLVQAADGLSGARPGARKELLENYVKRLEDLENIATGFEGVAKAYAIQAGREIRVMVNSDNVDDDQTYMLCKDIAGKIEKNLTYPGQIRVTVIRERRAVGFAK from the coding sequence ATGGGGCTCATCGAAATCATCTACGTCGTCGTGGGAGCGATCATCGGCGCGGCATCGGGCTATGCCCTGCACCGCTACATCAGCTCCAAGCGCATCGCCGATGCCAACGAACTCGCCAAGCGCATCGTCGAGGAAGCCCGCAAGGAAGCGCAGGCCCAGAAAAAGGAAATCCTGCTCCAGGGCCAGGACGAAATCTTTCACCAGAAACGCGAACTGGAACACGAGTTCAAGGAACGCGAACGCGAACTGAAGGCGCGTGACCGCAAGATGCAGGAACAGGGCGAACGCCTGGAGGAAAAGCTCGAAAAGGCCACCGAAAAGGAGCACGAAGTGCTGGCCGCCGAAAAGGAGCTGACCCGCCGCGAACGCCACCTGGCCGACATGGAGGAACAGATTTCCTCCCGCATCGATGAACAGGAACGCCGCCTCCAGGAAATATCCGGCCTGACCGCCGAAGAGGCGAAGTCGCGTCTTTTCGAAGACATCGAATCGCGCACCCGCCACGAAGCCGCCAAGATGATCCGGCTCATCGAAACCGAGTCGAAGGAAACCGCCGACCGCAAGGCCAAGGAAATCATCGCCAACGCCATCCAGCGTTACGCGGGCGACTACGTGGGCGAGCAGACGGTGACCGCCGTGACCCTGCCCAGCGAAGACATGAAGGGCCGCATCATCGGTCGCGAAGGGCGCAACATCCGCGCGCTGGAAGCGGCCACGGGCGTTGACCTGATCATCGACGACACCCCCGAGACGGTCATCCTTTCCGCCTACAGTCCGCTGCGCCGCCAGGTGGCCAAGATGGCCCTGGAACGGCTGATCCAGGACGGGCGCATCCACCCCGCGCGCATCGAGGACATCGTGCGCAAGTGCGAGCAGGAGCTTGAGGTGCAGATCCGCGAGGTGGGCGAACAGGCCACCTTCGACGCGGGCGTGCACGGCATCCACCCCGACATCGTGCGCCTGCTGGGCCAGCTGAAGTACCGCACCAGCTTCTCGCAGAACGTGCTGCAACACTCGCTGGAAGTGGCCGCCCTGTGTGGCATGATGGCCGCCGAACTCGGCATGGACATCAAGAAGGCCAAGCGCGCGGGCCTGCTGCACGACATCGGCAAGGCCGTGGACCACGAGGTGGAAGGGCCGCACGCCATCATCGGCTCGGACATCGCCAAGAAGTACAACGAGAGCAAGGAAATCATCCACGCCATCGCCGCCCACCACGAGGACACTCCGCCCAAGTCGGCCCTGGCCGTGCTGGTGCAGGCCGCCGACGGCCTGTCCGGCGCCCGCCCCGGTGCCCGCAAGGAACTGCTGGAAAACTACGTGAAGCGGCTGGAAGACCTGGAGAACATCGCCACCGGCTTCGAAGGCGTGGCCAAGGCCTACGCCATCCAGGCGGGCCGCGAGATCCGGGTCATGGTCAACTCCGACAACGTGGACGACGACCAGACCTACATGCTGTGCAAGGACATCGCGGGCAAGATCGAAAAGAACCTGACCTACCCCGGCCAGATCCGGGTCACGGTCATTCGCGAACGCCGCGCCGTGGGCTTCGCCAAGTAG
- the hrcA gene encoding heat-inducible transcriptional repressor HrcA, translating to MPSLGQRETQVLATIIESYIASASPVGSRAVAEHSGLRLSPASMRATMSDLTDLGYLEQPHTSAGRVPTARAFRLYVDSLLRPLPLGSAERDAIADELSRQELEISGILRRAANLLSGHARQLGMVVAPSEDEARWRSIEFAPAAEGLVLAVLMLEGGLVRTRTVRVDERYGQDELVRFGNYLNEHFRGLSLSEARDRIGHELARAGSRLEEMCVRALALSRRAVEHMGDDRELIVNGTLNMLAHAEFTDVGRMRDLLAAIEERSRLLELLDRTLSERDVRITFCQDVADGAPDGLRGCSVISAAYGGDTPRGVVSVVGPLRMDYAKIVPVVQCVSRALTQLFRERFAAAPCRLP from the coding sequence ATGCCCAGCCTCGGACAGCGCGAAACCCAGGTGCTTGCCACCATCATCGAAAGCTACATCGCCTCGGCCTCGCCCGTGGGGTCTCGCGCCGTGGCCGAGCATTCCGGCTTGCGTCTTTCCCCGGCCAGCATGCGCGCCACCATGTCCGACCTGACCGACCTTGGCTATCTGGAGCAGCCGCACACGTCCGCAGGCAGGGTGCCGACGGCGCGCGCCTTCCGGCTGTACGTGGACAGCCTGCTGCGCCCGTTGCCGCTGGGCAGTGCCGAGCGCGATGCCATAGCCGACGAGCTTTCGCGGCAGGAACTGGAGATTTCCGGCATCCTGCGTCGCGCCGCCAACCTGTTGTCCGGCCATGCCCGGCAACTGGGCATGGTGGTGGCCCCCAGCGAGGACGAGGCCCGCTGGCGCAGCATCGAATTCGCCCCGGCCGCCGAAGGGCTGGTGTTGGCCGTGCTGATGCTGGAAGGCGGCCTGGTGCGCACCCGCACCGTGCGCGTGGACGAGCGCTACGGGCAGGATGAACTGGTGCGCTTCGGCAATTATCTCAACGAACATTTCCGGGGCCTGTCCCTGTCCGAGGCGCGCGATCGCATCGGCCACGAACTGGCCCGCGCTGGCTCGCGGCTGGAAGAAATGTGCGTGCGCGCCCTGGCCCTGTCGCGCCGCGCCGTGGAACACATGGGCGACGACCGCGAGCTCATCGTCAACGGCACGCTGAACATGCTGGCCCACGCGGAATTCACCGACGTGGGCCGCATGCGCGACCTGCTGGCCGCCATCGAGGAACGCTCGCGTCTGTTGGAACTGCTGGACCGCACCCTGTCCGAACGCGACGTGCGCATAACCTTCTGTCAGGACGTGGCCGACGGCGCGCCCGACGGACTGCGCGGGTGCAGCGTGATCAGCGCCGCCTACGGCGGCGACACGCCGCGTGGCGTGGTCAGCGTGGTGGGGCCGTTGCGCATGGACTACGCCAAGATCGTTCCGGTGGTGCAGTGCGTTTCGCGGGCGCTTACCCAGCTGTTCCGCGAACGGTTTGCCGCCGCGCCTTGCCGGTTGCCGTAA
- a CDS encoding DUF429 domain-containing protein, with protein sequence MRILGLDVTATPGPRKPLTLAVCDLAQEPGNAPDAPPVLTLHELRELHTLDDLDRLFGGQFDAGFAGGDVPSGTGWVLGIDAALAQPLELVEELDWPRDWAGYAALCGGMDRADFRDLLRGVSAARPAGQKYLYRACCRRAGAASPMNTVRPPVALMFHAVAPRLAAHAVHVPLLRPLPHVPGNARVALETYPGWLARQLMGRAPYKGGDATGRTARREARTQLLRNLAGLGEPAESTSAFGPTNPIGLSSLQPGPQLGPLSSPLSGPLSGHLPRLTIRWNADHAARMLDDPEADLLDALFCAVLAASSALRPEYGLPSPATPPHGVTAAQLDVEGWIAGLPLEE encoded by the coding sequence TTGCGGATACTGGGGCTGGACGTCACGGCCACGCCCGGCCCGCGCAAACCCCTGACCCTGGCGGTATGCGACCTTGCGCAGGAACCGGGGAACGCACCGGACGCACCGCCCGTGCTCACCCTGCACGAACTGCGTGAACTGCACACCCTGGACGACCTGGACCGGCTGTTCGGCGGGCAGTTTGACGCGGGATTCGCGGGGGGCGATGTTCCGTCTGGCACAGGCTGGGTGCTGGGTATCGACGCCGCGCTGGCCCAACCGCTGGAACTGGTGGAAGAACTGGACTGGCCGCGCGACTGGGCCGGGTATGCCGCCCTGTGCGGCGGCATGGACCGTGCCGACTTTCGCGACCTGCTGCGCGGGGTGTCCGCCGCCCGGCCCGCCGGGCAGAAGTACCTGTACCGCGCCTGCTGCCGCCGCGCCGGAGCGGCCAGCCCCATGAACACGGTGCGCCCGCCCGTGGCCCTGATGTTCCACGCCGTGGCTCCACGGCTTGCCGCACATGCGGTGCATGTTCCCCTGCTGCGCCCCCTGCCACATGTGCCGGGCAACGCCCGCGTGGCGCTGGAAACCTACCCCGGCTGGCTGGCCCGGCAGTTGATGGGCCGCGCCCCGTACAAGGGCGGCGATGCCACCGGGCGGACCGCCCGGCGCGAGGCACGCACCCAACTGCTGCGAAATCTTGCGGGATTGGGGGAACCGGCCGAATCGACCAGCGCCTTCGGCCCAACGAACCCCATTGGCCTGTCATCACTCCAGCCCGGCCCCCAGCTTGGCCCCCTGTCATCACCCCTGTCTGGCCCCCTGTCTGGCCACCTGCCCCGCCTGACCATCCGCTGGAACGCGGACCACGCCGCCCGCATGCTGGACGATCCGGAAGCGGACCTGCTGGATGCCCTGTTCTGCGCCGTGCTGGCAGCAAGTTCCGCCCTGCGCCCCGAATACGGCCTGCCGTCACCAGCCACACCTCCCCACGGCGTCACCGCCGCGCAACTGGATGTGGAAGGCTGGATCGCCGGACTTCCGCTGGAAGAATAG